In the genome of Xanthomonas translucens pv. cerealis, one region contains:
- the nagA gene encoding N-acetylglucosamine-6-phosphate deacetylase, which produces MTTTALRNARVLGEDGFLDGVSVLLDGRCIAAVLDDGDARAAAATTQLDLGGGTLLPGFIDLQVNGGGGVLFNNSTDVAALRRIGQAHRRYGTTGYLPTLISDDLEVMRAAIAATRQAIAAGVPGVLGIHLEGPYLAPARKGTHNVDKFRVPDAAELALATSLDNGVTLITLAPERLPAASIRTLAGAGARVFAGHTAGSYDEIRAGLDAGVCGFTHLYNAMSPLQGRDPGVVGAALEDRAAWCGIIVDGVHVHPASLRVALAAKPRGTLFLVTDAMPMVGADSPSFDLYGETITAVDGVVRNAAGALAGSALDMASAVRNSVQWLGVSLDEAARMASLYPAQCLGLDDRYGRIAPGYQADLVLLDDALQVRQTWIAGAVE; this is translated from the coding sequence ATGACGACGACGGCGCTGCGCAATGCGCGGGTGCTCGGCGAGGACGGCTTCCTCGATGGCGTGAGCGTGCTGCTGGACGGTAGGTGCATCGCCGCCGTGCTCGACGACGGCGACGCGCGCGCGGCTGCGGCAACGACGCAACTGGACCTGGGCGGCGGCACGCTGCTGCCGGGTTTCATCGACCTGCAGGTCAACGGCGGCGGCGGCGTACTGTTCAACAACAGCACCGACGTCGCCGCGCTGCGCCGCATCGGCCAGGCGCATCGCCGCTACGGCACCACCGGCTACCTGCCGACGCTGATCAGCGACGACCTGGAGGTGATGCGCGCGGCGATCGCCGCGACCCGCCAGGCCATCGCCGCAGGCGTGCCGGGCGTGCTCGGCATCCACCTGGAAGGGCCGTACCTGGCGCCGGCGCGCAAGGGCACCCACAACGTGGACAAGTTCCGCGTGCCCGATGCCGCCGAACTGGCGCTGGCCACCTCGCTGGACAACGGCGTCACCCTGATCACGCTGGCGCCGGAACGGTTGCCGGCCGCGAGTATCCGCACCCTGGCGGGCGCCGGCGCGCGCGTGTTCGCCGGCCACACCGCCGGCAGCTACGACGAGATCCGCGCCGGCCTGGATGCGGGCGTGTGCGGCTTCACCCATCTGTACAACGCGATGTCGCCGCTGCAGGGACGCGATCCCGGCGTGGTCGGCGCGGCGCTGGAAGACCGCGCTGCCTGGTGCGGCATCATCGTTGACGGCGTGCACGTGCACCCGGCCAGCCTGCGCGTGGCGCTGGCGGCCAAACCGCGCGGCACGCTGTTCCTGGTCACCGACGCGATGCCGATGGTCGGCGCCGACAGCCCCAGCTTCGACCTGTACGGCGAAACCATCACCGCGGTGGACGGCGTGGTGCGCAATGCCGCCGGCGCGCTGGCCGGTTCGGCGCTGGACATGGCCAGCGCGGTCCGCAACAGCGTGCAGTGGCTGGGCGTGAGCCTGGACGAAGCCGCGCGCATGGCCTCGCTGTATCCGGCGCAATGCCTGGGTCTGGACGATCGCTACGGCCGCATCGCACCCGGCTACCAGGCCGACCTGGTGCTGCTCGACGACGCGCTGCAAGTGCGGCAGACCTGGATCGCGGGGGCGGTGGAGTAG